The genomic interval TCTCATCGTCTATGAGTATGCAGCGAATGTTTTGCGGGCTGGACATGAGGTGGTCCTTAAAGATAAAATTTGAGAAAGGCAAATGGAAAGGGGTGCCGTTGCAAACGACACCCCTTGTTTATTATTCAGCTTTGTGGATAACCAATTGGTCAAAAGGAATATTCCATCCGAAATGGGTGCAGGCATCCACGCTGTAGCGTTGCAGGGCGCGGTTCAGTCTTCCGTAGAGTGCGGCGATATCGCTGTGGAAATCGGCAATGATGACCAGATTAAGCGATGACGCTGCGGCGGATTCGAATTCCACGTTCAGGTTGAGAACGTGTTTGGTGTAGCCGTCTTCTTCCAGTCTGGCGGCAATGAATTCCTTGGCCTGCGCGAGGATGGTGGAAGTGCAGTCGGCCTGATGGGCGTAGTCGATGCCGAATACGGATTTCAGGCGGAAATTGCGGGACAGGTTCTTGGGATTGAGGCCCAGAAAATCCGAGGTCTGGTAGGTCACATAGGCCCCGCCGCGCTGGACCAGCTCGACCATATCCGGGGACTGGCTGATGACCTTGCCGCGAGTTCCGTCGGAGAGGATTACCCAGTCATCAATCATGCAGGGGAACCACGGTTCGTTCCTCCCTACCGGACGGGAAATAACATTTTCCAGCTCGCCGATGGGCAGCCTGATCCGGCTGGGGCTCAGGGCCGGGTTTTGCAGCTTGGCGAAAAGAGCCAGCCTGTCCACCTTCCATGGCACACCGTTGTAGATAATCCGTTCATTTTCTCGCACTGAACCGAGGTTGAGAATGAGCTTGACCTGCTCGTAGTAACGGGTGAAACCTTCACGGGCGGTCCAGAGCGCACCGAGAATAAAGATGATGGCAATGCTGAGCAGGAACCAGTCGCCGGAGATGTACAGGGTGAAAAGTGAGGCTGATGTGGCGGCAATGACCGTGAAGATCAGCAGCATTACTTCGATCAAGCGGACGTAAAAAGGCCGCTCCTTGCTTTTGAAAGCCGGATAGCTTTTCTTGAATATCCGGTCCACAAGGCGGAAAAAGAAGAACACCCCGGCAAAGGCCAGTATGGCGAAAAGAATATTTTTTCCACGGCTCTTGAAGAATACGGCCATGACTTTTTTGGTGGATTCGTAAAAGGACTGTTTGTCCTTGGTCAATTCTCCCAGTTCAAAACGGGCAACATCAAGCTGGTTTTCAATGTTGGTGCGCCTCTTTTCAAAGTCCGTTTTCAGTAATCCAAGTTCCCATTTAAGGACTTGGGACTTGGATGCCTCAATCAGGGTGTCAATATTTTTAACAGCTTCTTCCGATCTTGGAAGTCTGCTTTCAAAGTATGCGACCCGGCTTTTCAGACGTTCGATCTGGCGCGGACGCTTGGTCATTTCCTTCAGTTCCTGAAGCAGGGGGCGGACCAGTGTTTCCACTTCTTCCTGCCAGACAAAATCCTGCTGCGCATCTTCGTTGAACAGGGCCAGATCAAGCCCGGTGGCTACTTTAACGAAATTCTGGCGAACCTTCTGGAGTTGCAGTTTCAGGTCGGTCAGTTTTGCGGAAAGAGTATCCTTGTCCACCTGATGGGAGGTCTTTTTGATCTGCTTTTTAGTTTCCGCTATTTGTTTTTCCAGCTCGGTTTTGTATTGCAGCAGGTTGATGAGAGTGTCAGCCTGTGTGCTGTCCTGTTCAGTGGTTTCCTGTGCTGCTTCAGCTGAGGGGGCTGGATTGGAATCGGTCTGGGCAGAGCTTATGACCGGAGAGACAAGAAAAAAAGTAAACAGCGCAATTATGATGGCAGTGGCGCGAAGGTGCATTGAGGTCATAAAAATATCCTGACTGGTTATAGAATTATAATTCAATGATAGACCGTTTATTTTAGCGAAAATTGTACGTACCGATCAAGTATTAATTGATGAGTGTGTACAAACTGTAGGCTGGATAAAAAAAGGCATGAAGAATTTCTCCATGCCTTATAGGGTCCTGTATCAAAATTGCGGATTAAAATTCAACCTGGCTTTCCTGCAGAATAGCTTTACCGGCCTGCGTATCAATAACCGCACCGAGAGCTTCAATTACAGTGCTGTCGTATTTTTTATCAGCCATGCTTTGCAGGATATCCACAGCCTGACGGGCGGTTTTAGCCTTTCTGTAGGAACGTTTCTGGACCAGCGCGCTGAATGTGTTGGTTACGCCGAGAATTCTTGCCAGCGTGGAAATGCTCTTTCCTTTAAGGCCGTTGGGATAGCCCGTGCCGTCTAGGGTTTCCTGCATTTGCCAGATGGTCTGGATGATGGGCAGGTCGAATTCCACGCCTTCCATGATTTTGCAGGTGTGTTCGATGTATCGTTGGGTTTCCTTGATTTCTTCCGGGGTCAGCTTGCCTTCTTTTTCCATGATTTCGCGGGGAACAAAGGTCTTGCCCACCTGTGAAAGAATGGCTGCCGCTTCCACTGTGGCGCAGTCGGCATCACTGAGCAGCAGGGTTTCAGCTATTTCAAGGGCCAGCTTACGCATGAGTGAAGTGTGCCCGTCCAGAAACGGTACGCTTTCCACAGCCCTGATAAGTGCGTTGATGATCTGCTGACGGACTTCAATGCCCCGTTCTGCGATGTTTTTTTCTGATGTTACATCGCGGTAGACGGTGAGGATCGAGTCACCGTCCTCTTCAACGGAACAGGGAACAAAAGTAACCTGCAGGGTGGAGGTTGATGCGCCGCGGGACAGGGTAAGCTCTTCGCTGTAGGCAGAGTTGGACATGCTGACCATTTCATCGCCGTGTGAAAGGGCTTCGGCTTCATTGTGGTCGAAAACCTGATTGTCGGTGAGATTCAGGGCCTCGGTCTTTTTCAGTCCGGTAAAGTCCGTAAAGGATTTGTTGACGTGCAGGAAAGCACCGTTGTCACTTTTTTTCAGGCTGACCGGTTCCGGCAGGGCATTGTTTACAATGCGCAGCAGGGAAAGTTCATTTTGCAGAACAGGGATTTTTTCTTCCAGCCTTGAACTTTTGCGGTGGTATTTCCGGGTGGAAGCAATAAAGCGGATGGTCAGGATGAAGAAGACCATGGCCGCAAGGGTCAAAGTTGCGTAAATAATGGATTCCTGCTGGTAGACCGTGAAAAGCCTGTTGGTGACAGCGGTGTCGGTTTCAATCATAACCCACCAGTTAACCACGGGGATGAACTGGGCTGAAGAGTATACCGTTCCGGCCGTGGAAAGGGCGGTTCTTTCACCGAAAAGGACTTCGCTGACCCCGTCGAATGATACCTTCATGGCCTGAAGTTTCAGGTTGTCCGGGTAGCTGAGTACGGTTTCTTCAGTGGTCTTTCCGTTCTGCTGGATCAGGTGGATGGTGCTTTTGTATTTGAAAGTCCTTTCCGATCCTAAAAATGCTTTCAGAATGGAAGTCATGGGCACTTCAAGCATCAGTATGCGGGACGGAGGTTCGGATGTGCTGGTGGCGTAGGCATCATAAACCGGAATGAACAGGTCGGTCACCAGTCCGTTGTTTTTGCCGCGCAGCGGTGAAAACATAGGTGTGCGGCTGTGCAGGGTGCTTTGGACAGCTTCTTTATAATCAAGAACAAGAATTTCTTCAGGTCCTTCGGTGGATGCAAATATTTTTCCGTCCGGATCAAAAAGGAGCCCGGCCGAGAAACCGCAGACCTTTATAAAGTTTTTCAGGTCTTCCTGTGCCTTGGCAACCTCTTCTTTGTCCGGTGCGTTAAGGCCGTCTATGGCGATTCTGAAAATCCTTGAGCGGGCCATTTCTTTTCCGCGCATAACGTAATTTACCAGCTGGGAAGAAAGCAGTTCGGATTCATTCTCCACAACCGCCTGCTGGTATTGCTTAAGGTCTGTATGGATGTTTTCTTTTTTGGTTTTCCAGAGATAGGTCAGCGTTTCGTAGGCACCGCCGACCAGCGCGATTACCAGCAGGGCAAGCAGCAGATTTTTTATGGAGAATATGTGTTTCAATGTTTTAGTTGTTTTATTCGGCATTGGTGTTTCCTAACGGGTGTTATGTTCAGAGAGGGCTCCGCGCATGCCCCTTGTAATCGGTGAGAGCAGGTATTCGAGTACGCTTTCCTCGCCGGAGAGGATGTTTACTTCAACGATCATACCCGGCAGAAATTCTTTAACTTTTTCCGCGTCTTCTTTGACCGTATTGAAAATTACCCGGTAGTACCAGGTGCGGGTCAGGTCATCGAAATAGGTCTTGGCCGAGATGTTGACGATCTTGGCTTTGAGCATGGTCTGGTCGGAAAATTCGTATGATGAAGGCCGGATTTTGGCCATCATTCCGTTCCAGATTTTGGTCCGGTCGCTGGGCTGGACCTTGCCTTCGATGCGGATGGTGGCATCAAGAGGCACGATTTCGGCCAATGCTTCACCGGAGCGGACAATACCGCCCACTGTGTTTGCGCTGAGCTTGTAGATAGTACCGTCAATGGGGGAGCGGATCACACTGCGCACAATCTGCTCATTGGCGGCGTTCAGCTCTTCACGGACAGCCTTCAGTTCGGAGCTGGCAAGGTTAATTTCCTCACGGATGTCACGATAAAAATCAAGCTCTTCCTGATTGATGCGCTGCTCAAGTTCCCTGATTTCAAGGGAATACTCATCCCGTTTGTTATAAATTTCAGCAATGGCAGTAGTGATCTTCGCCAGCTCAGTCTTGCGCTGCAGCAGCAGCTGCCGCGAGCCGATCCCTTTTTTGACCATGGGTTCCAGCATGTCGTGCTGTTCTTTGAGCACTTTTTGTTCATCAAGCAGGTTTTTTACATGCTTTTCACTGGCGGAAAGGGCTGCCTTGGATTGCTGAAT from Desulfovibrio sp. JC010 carries:
- a CDS encoding HD domain-containing phosphohydrolase — encoded protein: MPNKTTKTLKHIFSIKNLLLALLVIALVGGAYETLTYLWKTKKENIHTDLKQYQQAVVENESELLSSQLVNYVMRGKEMARSRIFRIAIDGLNAPDKEEVAKAQEDLKNFIKVCGFSAGLLFDPDGKIFASTEGPEEILVLDYKEAVQSTLHSRTPMFSPLRGKNNGLVTDLFIPVYDAYATSTSEPPSRILMLEVPMTSILKAFLGSERTFKYKSTIHLIQQNGKTTEETVLSYPDNLKLQAMKVSFDGVSEVLFGERTALSTAGTVYSSAQFIPVVNWWVMIETDTAVTNRLFTVYQQESIIYATLTLAAMVFFILTIRFIASTRKYHRKSSRLEEKIPVLQNELSLLRIVNNALPEPVSLKKSDNGAFLHVNKSFTDFTGLKKTEALNLTDNQVFDHNEAEALSHGDEMVSMSNSAYSEELTLSRGASTSTLQVTFVPCSVEEDGDSILTVYRDVTSEKNIAERGIEVRQQIINALIRAVESVPFLDGHTSLMRKLALEIAETLLLSDADCATVEAAAILSQVGKTFVPREIMEKEGKLTPEEIKETQRYIEHTCKIMEGVEFDLPIIQTIWQMQETLDGTGYPNGLKGKSISTLARILGVTNTFSALVQKRSYRKAKTARQAVDILQSMADKKYDSTVIEALGAVIDTQAGKAILQESQVEF
- a CDS encoding HlyD family type I secretion periplasmic adaptor subunit; the encoded protein is MGKNWKSNLLWSLEKSLGNFIVLLLILAFMAVFLIWAHSSKIEKTVRAQGVVETNLTDKIVGHFEGGVVEKVFVEEGDTVRKGQEIVAIANTNITEKRNKSLIKMKRLQAKLNRLIAESNDDTDEFSEKTTSPEEMSEIQFARIRRDALDEKINILKTQIQQSKAALSASEKHVKNLLDEQKVLKEQHDMLEPMVKKGIGSRQLLLQRKTELAKITTAIAEIYNKRDEYSLEIRELEQRINQEELDFYRDIREEINLASSELKAVREELNAANEQIVRSVIRSPIDGTIYKLSANTVGGIVRSGEALAEIVPLDATIRIEGKVQPSDRTKIWNGMMAKIRPSSYEFSDQTMLKAKIVNISAKTYFDDLTRTWYYRVIFNTVKEDAEKVKEFLPGMIVEVNILSGEESVLEYLLSPITRGMRGALSEHNTR